DNA from Vibrio alfacsensis:
TACCCATGAAACGGTGGCTAGAAGAAGCCGCTTGCATCGCATTGACAGCGGTTGCCAAACTGCCGTCCGTACCATTCTTAAAGCCGACAGGCATAGAAAGACCACTTGCCATCTCACGGTGTGTTTGTGACTCAGTCGTACGAGCACCGATCGCAGCCCAGCTAAAGGTATCCGCAAGGTATTGCGGGCTGATTGGATCAAGCGCTTCTGTTGCCAGCGGGATTTCCATCTCTGCCAATTCAACCAGCAGTTCACGACCAACATGCAGGCCGTGTTCAATGTCGAAGCTGCCATCTAGGTGTGGGTCATTGATCAGGCCTTTCCAACCAACCGTGGTTCGAGGTTTCTCAAAGTAAACACGCATTACAATATACAGTTGATCGCTTAGTTGTTCTGAAAGCGCTTTTAGACGCTTAGCGTAATCCTTCGCTGCCTCGACGTCATGGATAGAACATGGTCCACATACAATGAGTAGACGATGATCTTTTTTGTGAATGATGTCAGCGATGGTTTGACGAGACTCTTGAATAAAACGACGCGCTTTTTCACTAAGAGGAAGCTTCACTTTTAGCTCCTCTGGTGTGATCAGAACTTGTTCTTCGCTGATGTTGATGTTGCTCAATTCACTTCTTTGCATAACTTTGACCTGTATATTTATATTTACGACCAACCAATCCCTTGGTGAGACAACTAAGCTTTATCAACAAGATAACAGGCCATAAAAGAATTACAACCGTACACAATAAAAACATTTACTGTAAATTTAAATTTACGCAAAGAAAAGCCGAAATGCAGAGCACTTCGGCTTTAAATGGATGTTTTAGAAAGTTTACGTCTCACCCTGAACAAACCATTATTCAGGGGTGAGATAGCTAGCCAATCAATCGCTTCATAGCTTCAGAGGCATCTTTCCACTCTTGCGAAAGTTTTAGCTCGCTTAGAGAAAAGCTCTGTTTCTTCAACAAGGCATCAGCTAGGGGAACAGAAGTGATTGGTAGATTATCAAGCACCTCAACTTGCGCATCGCGCTTATTACAAACCAACAGCATATCGCAGCCAGCGTTTAATGCTTGTGCGCCACGTTCGGCAGGGCCACCCATAATTGCAGCCCCTTCCATGGTCAAATCATCAGAGAAGATCAAGCCTTTAAAACCCAGTTGCCGGCGCAGGATTTGTTTGAGCCAGTATTCAGATCCACTCGCTGGTTGGTCATCATAGTTTGGAAAAATGACATGAGCAGGCATCATCGCATCCAAGATGCCAGCTTCAATTTGCGCCTTGAAGATAGCCATGTCTTGCTCAAAGATATCGCTACGCTCGTCGTATGGTGTTTCTAAGTGTGAATCAGCAATCACACCACCATGACCAGGGAAATGTTTGCCCGTAGTCGCCATGCCGACACTCTTCATGCCCTGCATGTAAGCGGAACTGTGACGCAAAATTGTGTCCATATCCTCACCAAAAGCTCGGCTGCCGATCGCTTTGCATTGATGACCTTTATCCAGCACTGGTGCGAAGCTTAGGTCAATGTCATGAGCAATCAGCTCTGCTGCCATCAACCAACCGCCCATGCGTGCTAACTCTTCACTATTTTGATGTTTGGCATATTCGTCTGCCGCTGGAATAAGTGAGAAGCCATCACGGAAACGCTGAACACGTCCACCTTCTTGGTCAACACCAATCAAAATCGGACGTTTCGCCGCTTTACGGATCGATTGGGTGAGGGCTTGAAGCTGCTTACTGTCGTGGTAGTTGCGTGTAAATAAAATCAAGCCACCAACCGTTGGATGTTCCAAAATTTCTCTGTCTTCTGCAGTCAGTTCGTAGCCTGCAACATCAACCCATAACGGTCCCATTGTTTCTCCTCAAAATCGGCTGAATATCTCGTATTCGATGAGGTTATTCGCTTCAGAATTGCTTTACAATAAGTGAATCGAAGAATTGACGGAATCGGCTGTGAATCTTAACAATCTGTACATTGGCGTGATGTCTGGAACCAGCATGGATGGCGTAGATACCGCACTAGTTGAAATTGAAAATAACCATGTTCGCTTGATCGCACACGATGATTACCCAATGCCCGCTCATATTAAGCAAACTCTATTATCGGTTTGTACTGGGCAAGACACGAACCTTAAAGCCATTGGTGAACTCGACCACCAACTTGGACACCTGTTTGCTGATGCAGTCTTACAACTATTAGATAAATCTGGCTATTCCGCTGAGCAAATCCGAGCCATTGGCAATCATGGTCAAACCGTGTTCCACCAGCCAACTGGCGATCTTCCCTTCACCACCCAACTGGGCGATGCCAACATCATTGCGGCTAAGACTAGCATTGATACCGTGGCAGATTTTCGTCGTAAAGACATGGCATTGGGCGGTCAAGGCGCACCACTCGTCCCTGCTTTCCATAAAAGCATTTTTGCCATGCAAGATTCCACCACCGTGGTGCTTAACATCGGTGGTATTGCCAACATCTCAGTACTGCACCCAGAACAAGCAGTGATTGGCTACGATACTGGTCCAGGTAATATGTTGATGGACGCATGGTTTGAACGACACACTGGACAAAGCTTCGACAAAGATGCGCTATTTGCTCTGCAAGGCAATATTAATGCGGCTTTACTGGCTCAATTCTTAGCAGAACCTTACCTTACCATGTCGGCACCAAAGAGCACTGGCCGAGAGCTGTTCAATACCGATTGGTTGAATAAACAGATAGCACTTCACAATGCCTCTGCGCAAGATGTACAACGCACACTTTGTGAGTATTCGGCGGTGACTATTGCAAACGAGGTTGAAAAGTTCACTCATGGTCAAACGCCTCAGCTATTAGTGTGTGGTGGTGGTGCGAGAAACCCACTACTCATGCAACGCTTGATAGAACTCCTACCTCAGTGGCAAGTCGCAACAACGAACGACAAAGGTGTGGATAGCGACTATATGGAAGCCATGGCGTTTGCTTGGCTTGCTCAGCGACACATCAACGGATTGCCGAGCAATTTACCGGAAGTGACTGGTGCAAGCCGTCTTGCTTCCCTCGGTGTGCTTTATCCTAAAAACTAAATGCGTTGTTCCAGATACAGCGACAAAAATAATCGAAATCAGTATTCAAAAGGCTTAAACCACTATGACAAATGACGCGCTTATTGCTGCTCTTGCCCACCTTGTATCAGAGGGGCGTAACCCAGATACAATGGACATCGACTTGCTGCCATCTTTAGACATTGTTCAACGTATTAACCAACAAGATAAACTCGTTCCGCTCGCGGTGGAAAAGGTACTGCCAGAAATCGCCCTCGCGGTGGACAACATTACCGACGCATTTAAAGCTGGAGGTCGTTTGGTGTATATGGGGGCTGGTACCAGTGGCCGCTTAGGCGTGCTCGATGCATCGGAATGTCCGCCAACGTTTGGCGTGTCTGACAAAATGGTGATTGGCCTAATCGCTGGCGGACCAGAGGCCATCCTCAAAGCGAAAGAGGGCGCGGAAGACTCTCCGATGTTAGGCGAGCAAGATTTGAAAGACATCGAGTTCACCAATCGCGACGTCGTGGTCGGCATTGCCGC
Protein-coding regions in this window:
- the nagZ gene encoding beta-N-acetylhexosaminidase, which encodes MGPLWVDVAGYELTAEDREILEHPTVGGLILFTRNYHDSKQLQALTQSIRKAAKRPILIGVDQEGGRVQRFRDGFSLIPAADEYAKHQNSEELARMGGWLMAAELIAHDIDLSFAPVLDKGHQCKAIGSRAFGEDMDTILRHSSAYMQGMKSVGMATTGKHFPGHGGVIADSHLETPYDERSDIFEQDMAIFKAQIEAGILDAMMPAHVIFPNYDDQPASGSEYWLKQILRRQLGFKGLIFSDDLTMEGAAIMGGPAERGAQALNAGCDMLLVCNKRDAQVEVLDNLPITSVPLADALLKKQSFSLSELKLSQEWKDASEAMKRLIG
- a CDS encoding anhydro-N-acetylmuramic acid kinase, translating into MNLNNLYIGVMSGTSMDGVDTALVEIENNHVRLIAHDDYPMPAHIKQTLLSVCTGQDTNLKAIGELDHQLGHLFADAVLQLLDKSGYSAEQIRAIGNHGQTVFHQPTGDLPFTTQLGDANIIAAKTSIDTVADFRRKDMALGGQGAPLVPAFHKSIFAMQDSTTVVLNIGGIANISVLHPEQAVIGYDTGPGNMLMDAWFERHTGQSFDKDALFALQGNINAALLAQFLAEPYLTMSAPKSTGRELFNTDWLNKQIALHNASAQDVQRTLCEYSAVTIANEVEKFTHGQTPQLLVCGGGARNPLLMQRLIELLPQWQVATTNDKGVDSDYMEAMAFAWLAQRHINGLPSNLPEVTGASRLASLGVLYPKN
- a CDS encoding 3-deoxy-7-phosphoheptulonate synthase: MQRSELSNINISEEQVLITPEELKVKLPLSEKARRFIQESRQTIADIIHKKDHRLLIVCGPCSIHDVEAAKDYAKRLKALSEQLSDQLYIVMRVYFEKPRTTVGWKGLINDPHLDGSFDIEHGLHVGRELLVELAEMEIPLATEALDPISPQYLADTFSWAAIGARTTESQTHREMASGLSMPVGFKNGTDGSLATAVNAMQAASSSHRFMGINREGQVALLTTQGNPNGHVILRGGKQTNYDSVSVNECEQEMAKSGLDASLMVDCSHANSRKDYRRQPLVAEDVIHQIREGNKSIIGLMIESHINEGNQSSDLSLEEMKYGVSITDACINWDSTEALLRHAHEELVPFLENRLKG